The Rhodothermus sp. nucleotide sequence AATTTGGCAAGAGTACCCTCACCGACTCGGCCCGTGCCGTGCTCGATCAGAATGTGCGTGTGCTTCAGAGCTGTCCGAATCTGGTCGTACAACTGGTGGGCTATACCGACTATGTGGGAGGTGAAGCCTTTAATACGCTGCTATCTCTGCGAAGGGCCCTATCTGTGTATAACTATTACCAGCAACAGGGTATCCAGGCAGAACGGCTAATCTTTCGGGGGCTGGGGGAGCTACCACCTCCCTGCCCGAATCCAACGGATCTTCCGGGCTGTCGTGAACTGCGTCGCGTCGATACCATTGTGATTCGCTGGCCACGATAGGCGTGTTAGCTCAATAAAAAAGGGCCGGGCATTTATCGCCGGCCCTTTGCTGTTTATGAGCAGCCGCTCAGGGCATCTGTAATACAATGCGAAGCTGCACGTTGCGCCCGGGATCCAGTACGTTGTAAGGGCGCAACCGGCTCAGATGGCTGACATAGGCCCGGTTTAATACATTCTGCACGGTCAGATCCGTAATGAGCTGCCATGAGCCCAGTGACCAGCGCGCTGAGCAGGCTGTCTGCCAGAGCACGTAGCCATCGGTCGGCCTCTCTTCAGGTGCGACGCGACGCTGTGCGGCGACAAAAGTCGGCCCCAGTCGTAGCATGACCTCGAAGGCAGGCCCCCAACGCTCCCGATGCACCTCGATACTTGTAATCAACCTGGGAGGCGGCGAGAACGGGAGGGGTTGCCCGCTTTCACGATGCTCCGTGTAGGTGACGTCGCCTCCCAGGTGCAAATGTAACCAATCGGTTATCCCCAGATTCAAAAGCAGCTCACCCCCCCACAGCAAGGCCTGCGCCTGGTCAAATTGATAGATGAAGAAACCAGAATCTGGATCGCGAAGCCCGGTAGGACGGGGAAAGATAAAATGATCGATACGATTCACGAAAGCATTGATCTCGAGGTAAAGCCGTGGTCGCAGCCAACGTAAGGTGCCGTCCAGAGCTAAGCTCTGCTCAGGCCGTAGCGTGGGCGTACCTACCTCGAAACGGCCAGTCCCTTCGTGTACGCCGCGCGAAAAGAGTTCGTTGAGCGTTGGAGCACGCCAGGCCCGCCCTATGTTCAAAGCCAGCGACAGATCCGGCCGCATCTGCCAGACCAGCCCCACGGCTCCACTGAAAGCGCTGTAGGTACGGGTCTGTGCCGCTACGCCTAACGGTTCGTTCTGCTCCACCGAAAGGCGCCGGGTGTCCCACCGCAACCCACCACTAATGGTCAGCCGCGACAACATAAGCTCTTCGAACACGTACACGGCGCCGTTCCAGATCCGGGCCCCCGGAATAAGCGCTTCTTCAGCCAGCGTTTCGTTACGCTGGAAAAAGCCGCTCAACCCAACCGTTCCGAACAGAGTACCCCGGGGGCGATGGTGAAATCGCAAGTCGGTCGTCAGCGTACGCAGCCGCAGATAGAGCGAAGGGCCTGCAGCCTGATGGGATTCGACCGGTGCTTCCGCGTCATGTCCAAATTCTCGCCGCTGGTTCTGCTGCCAGGCTGCATGCAGCTCCACGCGGTCTGCTCCCAGCCGCCACTGTGTGCGAAGTTGCAACAAGTCGTGGTCTACGCGCTGGTAGGGTTCGCCAATGCGGTAACGCTCGACCGGATGCGAGAGCGCTTCACTGTTTTCCGGTTCAA carries:
- a CDS encoding TonB-dependent receptor, translated to MVQALRIGYWGLILAIVFSVRGTGYAQVLKGQVTDATTGKPLIGATVFVLSVQAGTTTDADGRYRLRLPQPGRYRVLFSYVGYRAETREVVLSTSASVTLEVALVPTAIEAPAVTITAKAQATDVLSTPQAVVVLEGDALRLRQGMTAVDALAQIPGVHLMHTGTGIAKPMIRGLTAQRVLVVQDGVRQEGQQWGDEHGVEIDAHATERIEVVKGPASLLYGSDALGGVVQLALKGPFGYKRPLTGTITLEGASNTRMRGMHLEAGGRQGNWAYGGNLTLRQAGAYNTPEGLVPNTGVEERHGMLQLGYENHFLRGQLAYKRYRARLGLFEPENSEALSHPVERYRIGEPYQRVDHDLLQLRTQWRLGADRVELHAAWQQNQRREFGHDAEAPVESHQAAGPSLYLRLRTLTTDLRFHHRPRGTLFGTVGLSGFFQRNETLAEEALIPGARIWNGAVYVFEELMLSRLTISGGLRWDTRRLSVEQNEPLGVAAQTRTYSAFSGAVGLVWQMRPDLSLALNIGRAWRAPTLNELFSRGVHEGTGRFEVGTPTLRPEQSLALDGTLRWLRPRLYLEINAFVNRIDHFIFPRPTGLRDPDSGFFIYQFDQAQALLWGGELLLNLGITDWLHLHLGGDVTYTEHRESGQPLPFSPPPRLITSIEVHRERWGPAFEVMLRLGPTFVAAQRRVAPEERPTDGYVLWQTACSARWSLGSWQLITDLTVQNVLNRAYVSHLSRLRPYNVLDPGRNVQLRIVLQMP